One genomic window of Quercus robur chromosome 6, dhQueRobu3.1, whole genome shotgun sequence includes the following:
- the LOC126732398 gene encoding linamarin synthase 2-like isoform X4 — protein sequence MFMAEQQQLVHDFRIVCMGLGSRLNPKLILLRSGPVHALLPQYMKIKHVNYHKKAMYAVALGDTVSPTDIEEGMRVGKAQSSESYPNSETQVFDSNSLKIGSMGSEETPKPHAVFLPYPSQGHVTPMMRLAKLVHSRGFHITFVNTEFNHRRLIRSKGLDYVKGLPDFRFETIPEGLPPSDRDATQDIPALCDSVRKNCLAPFKELVLKLNSSESEVPLVTCIISDGFMSFAIKAGEELGIPEVQFWTASACGFLGYLYFPELIKRGVIPFKDESFKYDGTLETPINWIPGMKNIRLMDLPSFIRTTDINEILFDYSGSETRNCLNSSAIIFNTFDELEHDVIEEITAKFPHIYNIGPLSLLEQHLPENQFMSISSSLWKEDSKCLQWLDKREPNSVVYINYGSMTIITKQQFDEFAWGLANSKHTFLWIVRPDVVMGDSIILPEEFFEETKDRGLLTTWCPQEKVLAHPSIGVYLTHCGWNSMLESVCAGVPIICWPFFAEQQTNCRYACTTWEIGVEVNEDVKRDEIEALVKEMMEGEKGKAARQKASEWKKKAMEATNIEGSSYKNFERLIKEALLIGE from the exons ATGTTCATGGCGGAGCAACAGCAACTTGTTCATGACTTCAGAATTGTTTGCATGGGATTGGGCTCTCGTTTGAATCCAAAGCTTATTTTGCTAAGGAGTGGACCAGTACATGCATTACTCCCTCAGTACATGAAGATCAAGCACGTCAATTATCACAAAAAAGCAATG TATGCTGTTGCTCTGGGTGACACAGTTTCCCCAACTGACATTGAAGAAGGCATGCGTGTGGG TAAGGCACAAAGCTCGGAAAGCTATCCCAATTCTGAAACCCAAGTATTTGATTCTAATAGCTTAAAAATTGGCTCCATGGGTTCAGAAGAAACCCCAAAACCCCATGCAGTTTTTCTCCCATACCCATCACAAGGCCATGTAACACCCATGATGCGACTAGCCAAGCTCGTTCACTCAAGGGGCTTTCATATAACCTTTGTTAACACTGAGTTCAACCACAGACGCTTAATCAGGTCCAAAGGACTTGACTACGTAAAGGGCCTGCCTGATTTCCGGTTTGAAACAATACCAGAAGGTTTGCCACCGTCCGATCGTGATGCAACCCAAGATATCCCAGCGCTATGTGATTCCGTAAGAAAGAATTGTTTGGCCCCGTTTAAAGAGCTAGTGCTTAAGCTCAACTCATCCGAGTCTGAAGTGCCTTTGGTTACTTGCATAATCTCTGATGGCTTCATGAGTTTTGCTATTAAAGCTGGTGAGGAATTAGGCATCCCGGAGGTTCAATTTTGGACTGCCTCTGCTTGTGGCTTCTTGGGATATCTCTACTTCCCTGAACTTATCAAAAGAGGCGTTATTCCATTTAAAG ATGAAAGCTTTAAATATGATGGCACTCTTGAGACACCAATCAATTGGATACCAGGAATGAAAAACATCAGGCTTATGGACCTCCCTAGTTTCATTAGAACCACTGACATCAATGAAATATTGTTCGACTATTCGGGATCAGAAACACGAAATTGCTTGAATTCTTCGGCAATCATCTTCAACACATTTGATGAGTTAGAGCATGATGTCATAGAAGAAATTACAGCGAAATTTCCTCACATTTACAATATAGGTCCACTTTCCTTGCTAGAACAGCATTTACCAGAGAACCAATTCATGTCTATAAGTTCAAGCTTATGGAAAGAAGACTCAAAATGCCTCCAATGGCTTGATAAAAGGGAACCCAACTCAGTTGTGTACATAAATTATGGAAGCATGACCATAATCACAAAACAACAGTTTGATGAATTTGCATGGGGGCTTGCAAATAGCAAGCACACTTTTTTGTGGATAGTTAGGCCTGATGTGGTAATGGGAGATTCAATAATTTTGCCTGAAGAATTTTTTGAGGAGACTAAGGATAGGGGATTGCTAACAACTTGGTGCCCCCAAGAGAAAGTGCTAGCGCACCCATCTATAGGGGTTTACCTAACACATTGTGGTTGGAATTCGATGTTAGAAAGTGTATGTGCTGGTGTGCCTATTATTTGCTGGCCTTTCTTTGCTGAGCAACAAACAAATTGTCGGTATGCATGTACCACTTGGGAGATTGGTGTGGAGGTTAACGAGGATGTTAAACGTGATGAGATTGAAGCACTTGTTAAGGAAATGATGGAAGGGGAAAAGGGGAAGGCCGCAAGGCAAAAGGCTAGCGAATGGAAGAAAAAAGCAATGGAAGCAACTAATATTGAAGGATCATCATACAAGAATTTTGAAAGATTAATTAAGGAGGCTCTCCTCATTGGTGAGTAA
- the LOC126732398 gene encoding linamarin synthase 2-like isoform X2, with amino-acid sequence MFMAEQQQLVHDFRIVCMGLGSRLNPKLILLRSGPVHALLPQYMKIKHVNYHKKAMVARCTQIISPNTEDAKYVINFCYPGKYAVALGDTVSPTDIEEGMRVGKAQSSESYPNSETQVFDSNSLKIGSMGSEETPKPHAVFLPYPSQGHVTPMMRLAKLVHSRGFHITFVNTEFNHRRLIRSKGLDYVKGLPDFRFETIPEGLPPSDRDATQDIPALCDSVRKNCLAPFKELVLKLNSSESEVPLVTCIISDGFMSFAIKAGEELGIPEVQFWTASACGFLGYLYFPELIKRGVIPFKDESFKYDGTLETPINWIPGMKNIRLMDLPSFIRTTDINEILFDYSGSETRNCLNSSAIIFNTFDELEHDVIEEITAKFPHIYNIGPLSLLEQHLPENQFMSISSSLWKEDSKCLQWLDKREPNSVVYINYGSMTIITKQQFDEFAWGLANSKHTFLWIVRPDVVMGDSIILPEEFFEETKDRGLLTTWCPQEKVLAHPSIGVYLTHCGWNSMLESVCAGVPIICWPFFAEQQTNCRYACTTWEIGVEVNEDVKRDEIEALVKEMMEGEKGKAARQKASEWKKKAMEATNIEGSSYKNFERLIKEALLIGE; translated from the exons ATGTTCATGGCGGAGCAACAGCAACTTGTTCATGACTTCAGAATTGTTTGCATGGGATTGGGCTCTCGTTTGAATCCAAAGCTTATTTTGCTAAGGAGTGGACCAGTACATGCATTACTCCCTCAGTACATGAAGATCAAGCACGTCAATTATCACAAAAAAGCAATG GTGGCAAGATGCACACAGATCATCAGTCCAAACACTGAAGATGCCAAAtatgttataaatttttgttatccTGGAAAG TATGCTGTTGCTCTGGGTGACACAGTTTCCCCAACTGACATTGAAGAAGGCATGCGTGTGGG TAAGGCACAAAGCTCGGAAAGCTATCCCAATTCTGAAACCCAAGTATTTGATTCTAATAGCTTAAAAATTGGCTCCATGGGTTCAGAAGAAACCCCAAAACCCCATGCAGTTTTTCTCCCATACCCATCACAAGGCCATGTAACACCCATGATGCGACTAGCCAAGCTCGTTCACTCAAGGGGCTTTCATATAACCTTTGTTAACACTGAGTTCAACCACAGACGCTTAATCAGGTCCAAAGGACTTGACTACGTAAAGGGCCTGCCTGATTTCCGGTTTGAAACAATACCAGAAGGTTTGCCACCGTCCGATCGTGATGCAACCCAAGATATCCCAGCGCTATGTGATTCCGTAAGAAAGAATTGTTTGGCCCCGTTTAAAGAGCTAGTGCTTAAGCTCAACTCATCCGAGTCTGAAGTGCCTTTGGTTACTTGCATAATCTCTGATGGCTTCATGAGTTTTGCTATTAAAGCTGGTGAGGAATTAGGCATCCCGGAGGTTCAATTTTGGACTGCCTCTGCTTGTGGCTTCTTGGGATATCTCTACTTCCCTGAACTTATCAAAAGAGGCGTTATTCCATTTAAAG ATGAAAGCTTTAAATATGATGGCACTCTTGAGACACCAATCAATTGGATACCAGGAATGAAAAACATCAGGCTTATGGACCTCCCTAGTTTCATTAGAACCACTGACATCAATGAAATATTGTTCGACTATTCGGGATCAGAAACACGAAATTGCTTGAATTCTTCGGCAATCATCTTCAACACATTTGATGAGTTAGAGCATGATGTCATAGAAGAAATTACAGCGAAATTTCCTCACATTTACAATATAGGTCCACTTTCCTTGCTAGAACAGCATTTACCAGAGAACCAATTCATGTCTATAAGTTCAAGCTTATGGAAAGAAGACTCAAAATGCCTCCAATGGCTTGATAAAAGGGAACCCAACTCAGTTGTGTACATAAATTATGGAAGCATGACCATAATCACAAAACAACAGTTTGATGAATTTGCATGGGGGCTTGCAAATAGCAAGCACACTTTTTTGTGGATAGTTAGGCCTGATGTGGTAATGGGAGATTCAATAATTTTGCCTGAAGAATTTTTTGAGGAGACTAAGGATAGGGGATTGCTAACAACTTGGTGCCCCCAAGAGAAAGTGCTAGCGCACCCATCTATAGGGGTTTACCTAACACATTGTGGTTGGAATTCGATGTTAGAAAGTGTATGTGCTGGTGTGCCTATTATTTGCTGGCCTTTCTTTGCTGAGCAACAAACAAATTGTCGGTATGCATGTACCACTTGGGAGATTGGTGTGGAGGTTAACGAGGATGTTAAACGTGATGAGATTGAAGCACTTGTTAAGGAAATGATGGAAGGGGAAAAGGGGAAGGCCGCAAGGCAAAAGGCTAGCGAATGGAAGAAAAAAGCAATGGAAGCAACTAATATTGAAGGATCATCATACAAGAATTTTGAAAGATTAATTAAGGAGGCTCTCCTCATTGGTGAGTAA
- the LOC126732398 gene encoding linamarin synthase 2-like isoform X1, which yields MFMAEQQQLVHDFRIVCMGLGSRLNPKLILLRSGPVHALLPQYMKIKHVNYHKKAMVARCTQIISPNTEDAKYVINFCYPGKYAVALGDTVSPTDIEEGMRVGSKAQSSESYPNSETQVFDSNSLKIGSMGSEETPKPHAVFLPYPSQGHVTPMMRLAKLVHSRGFHITFVNTEFNHRRLIRSKGLDYVKGLPDFRFETIPEGLPPSDRDATQDIPALCDSVRKNCLAPFKELVLKLNSSESEVPLVTCIISDGFMSFAIKAGEELGIPEVQFWTASACGFLGYLYFPELIKRGVIPFKDESFKYDGTLETPINWIPGMKNIRLMDLPSFIRTTDINEILFDYSGSETRNCLNSSAIIFNTFDELEHDVIEEITAKFPHIYNIGPLSLLEQHLPENQFMSISSSLWKEDSKCLQWLDKREPNSVVYINYGSMTIITKQQFDEFAWGLANSKHTFLWIVRPDVVMGDSIILPEEFFEETKDRGLLTTWCPQEKVLAHPSIGVYLTHCGWNSMLESVCAGVPIICWPFFAEQQTNCRYACTTWEIGVEVNEDVKRDEIEALVKEMMEGEKGKAARQKASEWKKKAMEATNIEGSSYKNFERLIKEALLIGE from the exons ATGTTCATGGCGGAGCAACAGCAACTTGTTCATGACTTCAGAATTGTTTGCATGGGATTGGGCTCTCGTTTGAATCCAAAGCTTATTTTGCTAAGGAGTGGACCAGTACATGCATTACTCCCTCAGTACATGAAGATCAAGCACGTCAATTATCACAAAAAAGCAATG GTGGCAAGATGCACACAGATCATCAGTCCAAACACTGAAGATGCCAAAtatgttataaatttttgttatccTGGAAAG TATGCTGTTGCTCTGGGTGACACAGTTTCCCCAACTGACATTGAAGAAGGCATGCGTGTGGG CAGTAAGGCACAAAGCTCGGAAAGCTATCCCAATTCTGAAACCCAAGTATTTGATTCTAATAGCTTAAAAATTGGCTCCATGGGTTCAGAAGAAACCCCAAAACCCCATGCAGTTTTTCTCCCATACCCATCACAAGGCCATGTAACACCCATGATGCGACTAGCCAAGCTCGTTCACTCAAGGGGCTTTCATATAACCTTTGTTAACACTGAGTTCAACCACAGACGCTTAATCAGGTCCAAAGGACTTGACTACGTAAAGGGCCTGCCTGATTTCCGGTTTGAAACAATACCAGAAGGTTTGCCACCGTCCGATCGTGATGCAACCCAAGATATCCCAGCGCTATGTGATTCCGTAAGAAAGAATTGTTTGGCCCCGTTTAAAGAGCTAGTGCTTAAGCTCAACTCATCCGAGTCTGAAGTGCCTTTGGTTACTTGCATAATCTCTGATGGCTTCATGAGTTTTGCTATTAAAGCTGGTGAGGAATTAGGCATCCCGGAGGTTCAATTTTGGACTGCCTCTGCTTGTGGCTTCTTGGGATATCTCTACTTCCCTGAACTTATCAAAAGAGGCGTTATTCCATTTAAAG ATGAAAGCTTTAAATATGATGGCACTCTTGAGACACCAATCAATTGGATACCAGGAATGAAAAACATCAGGCTTATGGACCTCCCTAGTTTCATTAGAACCACTGACATCAATGAAATATTGTTCGACTATTCGGGATCAGAAACACGAAATTGCTTGAATTCTTCGGCAATCATCTTCAACACATTTGATGAGTTAGAGCATGATGTCATAGAAGAAATTACAGCGAAATTTCCTCACATTTACAATATAGGTCCACTTTCCTTGCTAGAACAGCATTTACCAGAGAACCAATTCATGTCTATAAGTTCAAGCTTATGGAAAGAAGACTCAAAATGCCTCCAATGGCTTGATAAAAGGGAACCCAACTCAGTTGTGTACATAAATTATGGAAGCATGACCATAATCACAAAACAACAGTTTGATGAATTTGCATGGGGGCTTGCAAATAGCAAGCACACTTTTTTGTGGATAGTTAGGCCTGATGTGGTAATGGGAGATTCAATAATTTTGCCTGAAGAATTTTTTGAGGAGACTAAGGATAGGGGATTGCTAACAACTTGGTGCCCCCAAGAGAAAGTGCTAGCGCACCCATCTATAGGGGTTTACCTAACACATTGTGGTTGGAATTCGATGTTAGAAAGTGTATGTGCTGGTGTGCCTATTATTTGCTGGCCTTTCTTTGCTGAGCAACAAACAAATTGTCGGTATGCATGTACCACTTGGGAGATTGGTGTGGAGGTTAACGAGGATGTTAAACGTGATGAGATTGAAGCACTTGTTAAGGAAATGATGGAAGGGGAAAAGGGGAAGGCCGCAAGGCAAAAGGCTAGCGAATGGAAGAAAAAAGCAATGGAAGCAACTAATATTGAAGGATCATCATACAAGAATTTTGAAAGATTAATTAAGGAGGCTCTCCTCATTGGTGAGTAA
- the LOC126732398 gene encoding linamarin synthase 2-like isoform X3 — protein sequence MFMAEQQQLVHDFRIVCMGLGSRLNPKLILLRSGPVHALLPQYMKIKHVNYHKKAMYAVALGDTVSPTDIEEGMRVGSKAQSSESYPNSETQVFDSNSLKIGSMGSEETPKPHAVFLPYPSQGHVTPMMRLAKLVHSRGFHITFVNTEFNHRRLIRSKGLDYVKGLPDFRFETIPEGLPPSDRDATQDIPALCDSVRKNCLAPFKELVLKLNSSESEVPLVTCIISDGFMSFAIKAGEELGIPEVQFWTASACGFLGYLYFPELIKRGVIPFKDESFKYDGTLETPINWIPGMKNIRLMDLPSFIRTTDINEILFDYSGSETRNCLNSSAIIFNTFDELEHDVIEEITAKFPHIYNIGPLSLLEQHLPENQFMSISSSLWKEDSKCLQWLDKREPNSVVYINYGSMTIITKQQFDEFAWGLANSKHTFLWIVRPDVVMGDSIILPEEFFEETKDRGLLTTWCPQEKVLAHPSIGVYLTHCGWNSMLESVCAGVPIICWPFFAEQQTNCRYACTTWEIGVEVNEDVKRDEIEALVKEMMEGEKGKAARQKASEWKKKAMEATNIEGSSYKNFERLIKEALLIGE from the exons ATGTTCATGGCGGAGCAACAGCAACTTGTTCATGACTTCAGAATTGTTTGCATGGGATTGGGCTCTCGTTTGAATCCAAAGCTTATTTTGCTAAGGAGTGGACCAGTACATGCATTACTCCCTCAGTACATGAAGATCAAGCACGTCAATTATCACAAAAAAGCAATG TATGCTGTTGCTCTGGGTGACACAGTTTCCCCAACTGACATTGAAGAAGGCATGCGTGTGGG CAGTAAGGCACAAAGCTCGGAAAGCTATCCCAATTCTGAAACCCAAGTATTTGATTCTAATAGCTTAAAAATTGGCTCCATGGGTTCAGAAGAAACCCCAAAACCCCATGCAGTTTTTCTCCCATACCCATCACAAGGCCATGTAACACCCATGATGCGACTAGCCAAGCTCGTTCACTCAAGGGGCTTTCATATAACCTTTGTTAACACTGAGTTCAACCACAGACGCTTAATCAGGTCCAAAGGACTTGACTACGTAAAGGGCCTGCCTGATTTCCGGTTTGAAACAATACCAGAAGGTTTGCCACCGTCCGATCGTGATGCAACCCAAGATATCCCAGCGCTATGTGATTCCGTAAGAAAGAATTGTTTGGCCCCGTTTAAAGAGCTAGTGCTTAAGCTCAACTCATCCGAGTCTGAAGTGCCTTTGGTTACTTGCATAATCTCTGATGGCTTCATGAGTTTTGCTATTAAAGCTGGTGAGGAATTAGGCATCCCGGAGGTTCAATTTTGGACTGCCTCTGCTTGTGGCTTCTTGGGATATCTCTACTTCCCTGAACTTATCAAAAGAGGCGTTATTCCATTTAAAG ATGAAAGCTTTAAATATGATGGCACTCTTGAGACACCAATCAATTGGATACCAGGAATGAAAAACATCAGGCTTATGGACCTCCCTAGTTTCATTAGAACCACTGACATCAATGAAATATTGTTCGACTATTCGGGATCAGAAACACGAAATTGCTTGAATTCTTCGGCAATCATCTTCAACACATTTGATGAGTTAGAGCATGATGTCATAGAAGAAATTACAGCGAAATTTCCTCACATTTACAATATAGGTCCACTTTCCTTGCTAGAACAGCATTTACCAGAGAACCAATTCATGTCTATAAGTTCAAGCTTATGGAAAGAAGACTCAAAATGCCTCCAATGGCTTGATAAAAGGGAACCCAACTCAGTTGTGTACATAAATTATGGAAGCATGACCATAATCACAAAACAACAGTTTGATGAATTTGCATGGGGGCTTGCAAATAGCAAGCACACTTTTTTGTGGATAGTTAGGCCTGATGTGGTAATGGGAGATTCAATAATTTTGCCTGAAGAATTTTTTGAGGAGACTAAGGATAGGGGATTGCTAACAACTTGGTGCCCCCAAGAGAAAGTGCTAGCGCACCCATCTATAGGGGTTTACCTAACACATTGTGGTTGGAATTCGATGTTAGAAAGTGTATGTGCTGGTGTGCCTATTATTTGCTGGCCTTTCTTTGCTGAGCAACAAACAAATTGTCGGTATGCATGTACCACTTGGGAGATTGGTGTGGAGGTTAACGAGGATGTTAAACGTGATGAGATTGAAGCACTTGTTAAGGAAATGATGGAAGGGGAAAAGGGGAAGGCCGCAAGGCAAAAGGCTAGCGAATGGAAGAAAAAAGCAATGGAAGCAACTAATATTGAAGGATCATCATACAAGAATTTTGAAAGATTAATTAAGGAGGCTCTCCTCATTGGTGAGTAA